One Methylosinus sp. C49 DNA segment encodes these proteins:
- a CDS encoding cytochrome b/b6 domain-containing protein, with the protein MVERQPYSPLAKTLHWIIAALALTSLPTGVVMADLDKGPLQDNLFVLHESIGVIVLALMVPRLLARLRRRPGSSADLTPAERLVSKATHRGLYLLLIATPIVGWLALSAYGLGPSFFWLGHLPALLGKDEPLSKQLFELHEFLGWVLLALIALHIAGVIRHRIAGDEVVWRMLPEAWRK; encoded by the coding sequence ATGGTCGAGCGACAGCCCTATTCGCCTCTCGCCAAGACGCTGCATTGGATCATCGCCGCTCTGGCGCTGACCTCCCTGCCGACCGGCGTGGTAATGGCCGATCTCGATAAAGGGCCGCTGCAGGACAATCTGTTCGTGCTGCACGAATCGATCGGCGTCATCGTGCTGGCTCTGATGGTTCCCCGCCTTCTCGCGCGGCTGCGCCGTCGGCCGGGCTCCAGCGCCGATCTGACGCCGGCCGAGCGTCTCGTCTCGAAAGCGACGCATCGCGGGCTCTATCTGCTGCTGATCGCGACGCCGATCGTCGGCTGGCTGGCGTTGTCGGCCTATGGCCTCGGGCCGAGCTTCTTCTGGCTCGGCCATCTTCCGGCCCTCCTCGGCAAGGACGAGCCGCTATCGAAACAGCTCTTCGAGCTGCATGAGTTTCTCGGCTGGGTCCTGCTCGCGCTGATCGCGCTGCATATCGCCGGCGTCATCCGCCATCGCATCGCCGGCGACGAGGTCGTCTGGCGCATGCTTCCAGAGGCTTGGCGCAAATAG
- a CDS encoding DUF4261 domain-containing protein — translation MAAPNDTMLALVLSKDGLLPEGEALGAAIRRHFPQAQTPDKEIPGGTSVFLADGAMVAIGGVAAPAPIAEDDPCVAYAWHWKDVWPAIEGHAGHVVVAVTGAADAKTRALLLGRAITAVIEATPAACAVHFAGSDALWPAALVAEVVSKSGDQPPIPFFVAVALGRDPDGGVSAITKGLTAFGLMEIETRGFKDDPSELNGFLIDIAAYLVDAGAVLGDGETIGPDADTKIIVRHEESVVAPGQKVYRLYFPTQGHA, via the coding sequence ATGGCCGCCCCCAATGACACAATGCTCGCGCTCGTCCTCTCGAAGGACGGGCTGCTTCCCGAGGGGGAGGCGCTCGGCGCCGCGATCCGGCGGCATTTCCCGCAGGCGCAGACGCCGGACAAGGAAATCCCCGGCGGAACCAGCGTGTTTCTCGCCGATGGCGCCATGGTGGCCATCGGCGGCGTGGCGGCGCCGGCGCCCATCGCCGAGGATGATCCTTGCGTCGCCTACGCTTGGCATTGGAAGGACGTCTGGCCGGCGATCGAAGGCCATGCCGGCCATGTGGTGGTGGCCGTGACCGGCGCCGCCGACGCCAAGACTCGCGCGCTCCTGCTCGGCCGCGCCATCACGGCGGTCATCGAGGCGACGCCCGCCGCTTGCGCCGTGCATTTCGCCGGCTCCGACGCTCTCTGGCCGGCCGCGCTGGTCGCCGAGGTGGTGTCGAAAAGCGGCGATCAGCCGCCGATTCCCTTCTTCGTCGCGGTGGCGCTCGGTCGCGACCCGGACGGCGGCGTCTCGGCCATCACCAAAGGGCTCACGGCTTTTGGCCTGATGGAGATCGAGACCCGGGGCTTCAAGGACGATCCCAGCGAGCTGAACGGCTTTCTGATCGATATCGCCGCTTATCTCGTCGACGCCGGCGCTGTGCTGGGTGACGGGGAGACCATCGGCCCGGACGCCGACACGAAGATCATTGTGCGGCACGAGGAATCGGTCGTGGCGCCGGGGCAGAAAGTCTACCGGCTGTATTTCCCGACGCAGGGCCACGCCTGA
- a CDS encoding SAM-dependent methyltransferase, with protein MSSFSAEWLDLREGADHAARNPALRESVARAFADRDALSIVDLACGAGSNLRGLAEFLPARQNWLLIDHDPALLAAARARLIAWADAAEEGETLMLSKGARRLDVAFRTADLSGGAGAALAGKIDLATSAAFFDLVSAQWLEAFAEEIAARRLPLYAILSYSGEERWMPPHADDGRMLAAFCRHQARDKGFGPAAGPRAAEVLARALERLGYSVETAPSPWRLGAGETALIAALAEGSAAAVTETGEISAETIEDWRRARRMAEGCEIGHSDLFARWAAG; from the coding sequence ATGAGCAGTTTCTCGGCCGAATGGCTCGATCTGCGCGAGGGCGCAGATCATGCCGCGCGCAATCCCGCCTTGCGCGAGAGCGTCGCGCGCGCTTTTGCGGATCGCGACGCTCTGAGCATCGTCGATCTCGCCTGCGGGGCCGGCTCCAATCTCCGCGGCCTCGCCGAATTTCTGCCGGCGCGTCAGAACTGGCTTCTCATCGATCATGATCCGGCGCTGCTCGCCGCCGCGAGAGCGCGTCTCATCGCCTGGGCCGACGCCGCGGAGGAGGGCGAGACGCTGATGCTCTCCAAGGGAGCGCGGCGTCTCGATGTCGCATTTCGGACCGCCGATCTCTCCGGCGGAGCAGGCGCGGCGCTCGCGGGAAAGATCGATCTCGCGACCTCGGCGGCATTTTTCGATCTCGTCTCGGCGCAATGGCTCGAGGCCTTTGCGGAGGAGATAGCGGCGCGCCGCCTGCCGCTCTATGCGATATTGAGCTATTCCGGCGAGGAGCGCTGGATGCCCCCGCATGCCGACGATGGGCGAATGCTCGCCGCCTTCTGCCGCCATCAGGCGCGCGACAAAGGTTTTGGACCGGCCGCCGGGCCGCGTGCGGCGGAAGTGCTGGCGCGCGCGCTGGAGAGGCTCGGCTATAGCGTCGAGACGGCGCCCAGCCCTTGGCGGCTCGGCGCGGGGGAAACGGCGTTGATCGCCGCTCTGGCCGAGGGCTCGGCGGCGGCCGTGACCGAGACTGGGGAGATTTCGGCAGAGACGATCGAGGATTGGCGTCGCGCCCGTCGGATGGCCGAAGGGTGCGAGATCGGGCATTCGGATCTATTCGCCCGGTGGGCGGCGGGCTGA
- a CDS encoding glycosyltransferase family 4 protein, giving the protein MRRLVFAIPGDIEARTGGYGYDRRVLAELAQQGVAAVHLALPGGFPHPTAEEEGAVAAILARELTAEDVALIDGLAYGALSETAIAAIAAPIVALCHHPLCLEAWLAPERAAALRESERRALARAAHVIATSAHTGETLIRDFGVCERKLTIAPPGTDPAERARGSGGAPALLAVGSIIPRKAFHLLVEALSGLCDLDWRLAIVGGAGHSPQTATDLAQLIEAKGLGGRIALRGELSGEALDAVFHRADVFVSASLHEGYGMALAEALARGLPIVATTGGAAGDTIPDSAALKIPPGDVAALREALRAIIAVSALRARLGEASWRAGRALPRWEETARIIANVAREAA; this is encoded by the coding sequence GTGAGGCGTCTCGTCTTCGCCATTCCCGGAGACATAGAGGCGAGGACCGGCGGTTACGGCTATGACCGCCGCGTCCTCGCGGAATTGGCGCAGCAGGGCGTCGCGGCGGTCCATCTCGCGCTGCCGGGCGGCTTTCCGCATCCGACGGCCGAGGAGGAGGGCGCCGTCGCCGCGATTCTCGCGCGTGAATTGACGGCGGAGGATGTCGCGCTCATCGACGGCCTCGCCTATGGCGCGCTCTCCGAGACGGCGATCGCAGCCATTGCGGCGCCGATCGTGGCGCTCTGCCATCATCCGCTCTGCCTCGAGGCGTGGCTCGCGCCGGAGCGCGCAGCGGCGCTGCGCGAGAGCGAGCGTCGGGCGCTGGCCCGCGCCGCTCATGTGATCGCCACCAGCGCGCATACGGGCGAGACGCTGATCCGCGATTTCGGCGTCTGCGAGCGCAAGCTGACCATCGCTCCGCCGGGAACCGATCCGGCCGAGCGCGCAAGAGGCTCGGGCGGCGCGCCGGCGCTGCTCGCCGTCGGCTCGATCATTCCGCGCAAGGCGTTCCATCTTCTGGTCGAGGCGCTGAGCGGCCTTTGTGATCTCGACTGGCGCCTCGCCATCGTCGGCGGCGCTGGCCATTCGCCGCAGACGGCGACCGATCTCGCGCAGCTCATAGAGGCGAAGGGCCTCGGCGGGCGCATCGCTCTGCGCGGCGAGCTTTCTGGCGAGGCGCTGGACGCGGTCTTTCATCGCGCCGATGTCTTCGTCTCCGCATCGCTCCACGAGGGCTACGGCATGGCGCTCGCCGAGGCGCTGGCGCGCGGGCTGCCCATCGTCGCGACGACGGGAGGCGCCGCGGGCGACACGATCCCCGATAGCGCCGCTTTGAAAATTCCGCCCGGCGACGTGGCGGCGCTACGGGAGGCTCTGCGCGCGATCATTGCGGTTTCGGCCTTGCGGGCGCGGCTCGGCGAGGCGTCCTGGCGCGCCGGTCGGGCGCTGCCGCGCTGGGAAGAGACGGCGCGCATCATCGCCAATGTGGCGAGGGAGGCGGCATGA
- a CDS encoding 6-carboxytetrahydropterin synthase, with protein MYAVEVRDHIMIAHSFKGELFGPAQRLHGATFVVDVAFFRETLTVDEVVVDIGRAHDALKATLAPLNYQNLDEIEQFKGRQTTTEFLSRHIFDAMAAAARTGALGPGGEGISRIRVTLHESHVARAWFEGAV; from the coding sequence ATGTACGCAGTCGAAGTTCGCGACCACATCATGATCGCCCATAGCTTCAAGGGCGAGCTGTTCGGCCCGGCGCAGCGCCTTCATGGCGCGACTTTCGTCGTCGATGTGGCGTTTTTTCGTGAGACGCTGACCGTCGACGAGGTGGTCGTCGACATCGGCCGCGCCCATGACGCGCTGAAGGCGACGCTGGCGCCGCTGAACTATCAGAATCTCGACGAGATCGAGCAGTTCAAGGGCCGGCAGACGACGACCGAATTTCTGTCGCGGCATATTTTCGACGCCATGGCCGCCGCCGCCCGCACCGGCGCGCTCGGGCCGGGCGGCGAAGGGATCTCGCGCATTCGCGTGACGCTGCACGAATCCCATGTCGCCCGCGCATGGTTCGAGGGCGCCGTGTGA